A DNA window from Oncorhynchus tshawytscha isolate Ot180627B linkage group LG13, Otsh_v2.0, whole genome shotgun sequence contains the following coding sequences:
- the LOC112246348 gene encoding uncharacterized protein LOC112246348: MSESSSGVNTSSGSFPKSHSSQYSEVSVTHTPLSVDQSPDSGIVKTPLPSSRFRFVSWQRLEESDVKGDQLSCPRVREGPSVEDLFLRKDDTPLERGRRKRREEEGQRWEERLQENWENCVELNLSYQDLGDPFQQENFSRILRRLIRVERLQLINNSLTDLSSICLPRCRSLNLHRNHLTCIRQLPKLPALEHLCLSENSISTLRGLGALGTSPLHSLTLRSNPVNYIQDYRARVFSCLPKLRVLDGIPKLPEDSMPPGLQLPAATRMCNVL; encoded by the exons ttcctcaggtgtgaACACGAGCAGTGGCAGTTTTCCCAAATCCCACTCCTCCCAGTATTCTGAAGTCagcgtcacacacacacccctctccgtGGACCAGAGTCCAGATTCCGGAATCGTCAAAACCCCT CTGCCGTCCAGCCGGTTCAGGTTCGTGTCGTGGCAGCGGCTTGAGGAGAGTGATGTCAAAGGAGACCAGCTCTCCTGTCCCAGGGTCAGAGAAG GGCCGTCAGTGGAGGACCTCTTTCTGAGAAAGGATGACACCCCCttggaaagggggaggaggaagaggagagaggaagaagggcagaggtgggaggagaggcttcAAGAGAACTGGGAGAATTGTGTG GAGCTGAACCTGTCCTATCAGGACTTGGGAGATCCGTTCCAGCAGGAAAACTTCAGTCGGATCCTGAGGAGGCTGATCCGAGTGGAGAGACTGCAGCTGATCAATAACTCCCTCACAGACCTGAGTTCTATATGCCTGCCAAG GTGCCGAAGCCTGAATCTGCATCGTAACCACCTGACATGTATTCGTCAGCTGCCAAAGCTCCCGGCCCTGGAGCACCTGTGTCTCTCTGAGAACAGCATCTCCAcactgaggggactgggggctctGGGAACCAGCCCACTCCACTCCCTCACACTCAGATCTAACCCTGTCAACTACATACAGGACTACCGTGCACG TGTGTTCTCTTGTTTGCCAAAACTAAGAGTTCTGGATGGAATCCCCAAGCTGCCAGAAGATTCCATGCCCCCTGGACTCCAACTCCCAGCAGCCACCAGGATGTGTAACGTTCTGTGA